The Halichondria panicea chromosome 8, odHalPani1.1, whole genome shotgun sequence DNA segment agcagttcaTGATtaaagtgcatgtataattatagtttgctacagctcatttttgtgtccacatgcacacacacttacacagaCTAGGTACCTTATAGCGAGAAATGTTCGCGTGTGCAAATTTTCACTATTTGGcttcagagccctcagcagaattgctcgtgggttctaatattcgcggttGAATGCCACCCACCAATGTAAAATACcagtgtgtgggagtttaTGCCGGTTTTAATTTCCCCGTTACttctctgccctcgaaaaacgcaaaATTTTGCAtatcacgaaaatttcccgctagctatacagtatatcgTAGAATATAGAATAGAATATTGGTGAATAACCTAAAGTTACGAATAAGCCAattaaatcagcagaaaatttacCCCttgtgatctaactattgcgttttggCAAGGATCAGGTGTAtttgctagtaataatttaggttttgtgattttattgttgcaaattgatcaaccctcacataattatgtttaatgCTCGCAACACATTCATAATCTATAGTAATATGGAATTATACTGCCTTCCGTTATGGACTTGATGGTAATGCTCGTAACGTTGACTATAATACATGCGTACAGCCTTCTTCCCTGCTCGCTGCAACATATCCAAACAAAGACATTGACGTTTGTGCATTCTGATGATTCATGGTGACCTGGAAACTTTCGATAACTTAACAAACTTGTACACAATGTATCGCACTACAATACCACCCGTTACTTCTATTTCAACCATATAGTAAGGCTTTGGAATGCTCGATCTGCCCACTACCTAGATCTACCTACTTCGTATCACCTAACTCGTCATGCACTTCACAGAAAACCACTTCGGTCCTCAAATTCAGTCCCCTGTAACAGATGTGTCGCGAACTGCATAAGAACTTACcagaactatagctatagtgttatCAATTTATCCATCTCGATCTTAATTTTGTCCCCATTAAATATACTCAGGGGCATCATGACGTCTGTCAGTCACAATTTTCCAAGCCATTTCTTTTATATCATCACCTCACACTGTGACTGTAAAgcttgaataataataataatgttgcGTTCCGTCAGTGATGCAAATCAAAGTACTTGGGTATAGCTACAGCACGAATGATCGAAATGACGGAGGAGCAGCTGAGGaagcagtgcatgtgcattgtaTCCTGTTGGGTCTTGCAAACCTCTTATGAGCTCACTATTGTGTTGCAACCTATTGCCAAATTCAACAGGCTAGGCAAATACATGTCACAATCTGCACAAATTACCTCATCCCAGAGGTATGATTTTGTATTTCTATAAATTAACGAACTctctaataataatataggttTACAAGCTCCAATACAGAGATGCAGTAGTGTCTTATGTTCGTGAAGATTGTGACCTGGGGCGGAAttaccatgcatataattatgtgtgtgacGTTCATGCATATTAATTAGTATGTTTAATTGTCTTCATGACATAAttaaatgcatgcacaaaGCATTAAAGCATGGCTGGAGGGACTGTAAATTTAAAAGAGATTGCACAAAGTCgtttcaggatttgcgttaacgcaaatcctgaaacttcatccacgTGATAACAGCAACATATTGAGGGATCgcaaataaaataaaataaagtGTAAGTGTACAAAATTTGTTTCAGGATAACAGCAACGCATTGAGCTACAGTAAGCTggctcagtcactctatacacaCCCTGAATTAAGCAATGGCTAGAAATAGAAGGACTGTAAATTTAACAGAAAGTGTACAAAATTtgtttcaggatttgtgtcAACAtaaatcctgaaacttcatccaagggataacagcaacacattgagccacagtaagctggctcagtcactctataTGAAGCTACAGCTGGACTGTAAATATAAAGGAGACTGCACAAtgtagtttcaggatttgcgttaacacaaatcctgaaacttcatccatgggataacagcaacacaTTGAGCCACAGTAAGCTGGAAGCcactctatacataccctgAAGCTATAGCTGGAAATAGAAGGACTGTAAATATAAAGGAGACTGCACAATGTAGTTCAGGATTTGCGttaacacaaatcctgaaacttcatccacgggataacagcaacacattgagccacagtaagctggctcagtcactctatacataccctgAAGCTATGGCTGGAAATAGAAGAACTGTAAATTTAACGGAGAGTGCACAGACTCGTTTCAGAATTTGCGTCAACCATGCATTCAGACTAaacacaaatcctgaaaccTCTGATCTGTCTCACAGGATAACAGCAACACACATTGAGCCACACTTACCCACAGTAAGCTAACccagtcactctatacacaCCCTAAAGTCTACCTAGGAATTAGCATTATTGTGAATGTATTACAGAGAGAGCAGTGGGTCTGCACAAACTCGATTGAAAATGACATGAAAAGGATGGATGGCCGGATACAATGAGCCACAGTACACAGTACCTTAGCTAGACTAAAGATAATAAGCTTATATATAAAAAAATTAGATAGACTATACTCTGTTGTCAGTGGTATTGACTCATCTTAACTCGAGATTAGTTGTACCAAAACTACAGTCAGTGCAAGTGCGCAATAATTTTACCTTTGCATTTTAACAATGGAATGTATGGCCACACTCATAATGCTCTTCATTTAGGCATTTCGGATTTGTGGCACAACACGCGCTAGACTCTGGATCTACACGTAATGATCTAAAGTGCAACAGAGCATAGTGGTATGTGGTGACGTCACGCAAACCTGACCATGAATGttttcatacacacacaacactgcaTGCTAAACACATTTCATGCACGAACAATCAAAATCACAAAACCAGACAAGCTGATGactttactacatgtacgctgTCAGTCCTACTAGAATGTTTATGTTCTTGCATGCCCTCCATCGCCTGCTTGCTGCTTGCGCTGAGTTTGTCAGTATCATTCGAGGGAGCACTAGAAAAATCTTCAGTAGTAGTGACTTGTaaaatgttatttttctgCCATTCAATTTTACCGGAGTTCTCGGAAGATGAGAGACTTTCATTCCTGTTGCCATTGACAACTTCAATCACCACGTCGATTGGATAATCCGCAGATTCCGCAGTAGATACAGCTGCCTTCTCGTCCATTGGATACACATATTGCTCTTCAGCTTCCAAAATCTCGCTAGCAGCATTCTCTGTTCCTTGGCTACCAACGCTGGTCTTGCTTTCCGTGCTCGCCGAGCTCATAGAGGAACTGGCTATTCCTTTCAATTCTTTTACGATAGGGTTGACTCCGCTCGCACTGAATTGGTGATAGGCCATCGACACCCACCCCCCAACAGTGCCGTACATTATCATCTCCCCTCGGCTGTCACTACTAATACAAGTGATCGGGAGGTCAGTTTGGAAGACAGTACAACATTCTCCAGTGCTGGTATTGAACAGGCGTATCGTTTTGTCCAGGGAGCCTGTCAGACATTGTGTGTTGTTTGATAAGAAGCTCACTGACGTCACGGCTAGTTTGTGCCCGGTTAGTGTTACGAGTCTTTGCCCTGAGGGGATGCTGATGATGCGACAGGTGGTGTCCTCACAGCCCATAGCCAGGAGCGCAGCGTTTGGACTAACAGCAGAACACGTGATCTCAGAAGAGTTGATATGAGTTTGTAGAACAACTTTTCCAGTGAGGAAGTTTCTAACACAAACTTCACCAGACCGACAAGTTGACAGAATGTAGTTGAAATCAGTTCCTTTCGCAAATGAGACAAACACAACACTATCGCTATGGCTACTCAAAGTCTTAAGTTTCTCTCCGCTGGCCACACCCCAAAATGTCAATTTCCCACTTTCTCCACCGACTACCAATAACTCTGCATCCATCGTGACATCGACACATGTTACACCGTCGTCATAACAACTGAACTCCCGCACCACCTCCCCTCTCTCTCCGTCCCAAAGCTGTACACATCCGTCACTCGAGCTGGTCAGAAAATGTTTCCCGTCTCTCATAGCATAGACTTTTGATACAGCCTCGGCTCGTAATTTCTTCATAATTCTCATCGTTGTCAGTTCGTAGATGATCACCATGGAGTCCAGCCCAGCAGACAGGCCATAGTTACAACACGGAGAGAGTGCTATTGACAAGACGTCACCTTTGTGTTGAGTGGTGGTCTTGTTATCACCTGATCTCTTGAGGTCCCATATCCGCACACGTTGATCGTCGCCACCGGTAACAAGGAGGTTTCCTTGGTCCGCTAGAGTGTAGGTATGGACCACGCCCTCTTGCCCTGTCAGGGAGTAGAGGTACGAGCCGGAGAGAATGTCCCACACAACCAACCCCCTACAGGGGGCACAGTTGTCATTAGATGGAGTATTAATTGTTAACAATACTAACCTATGTAATTACCTATGTAATTGGACTTCTATATGCATGGGCTATCAAGTCATGACTTCACTTCACTAAAAATTAACTAAAACTACATGTAAGAGATGTATTCTGTAGTCTTGAATATATGCTCACTAAGTTTTTAAaggaaagaaagaaagaactaATGCAACGTTAGCGTACCAAATACtcacatgtacttgtagtaGCATACAATTAACCCTAAGGctgtaccgtatagagggtatatttcgagggtataaatgttcgtggttttcgcggattaggcatgaaccgcgaatttaatattccatgcatgcatgttgcaaaaaaggcgctattccccgaaaattaaatccgcgaaaacctttctaaaggcacatccgcgaaaatttataccctcgaattatacccactatacggtatatactaaTACCGTGATATCAGTACATGATTCACGACCAGTGCGGACTGATACTGACATGTATGCtaactgtacatacatgtactaatgaAGTGTTGACTACTTACATATGTTTGTAGGCAGCCACCACCTTATGACCAGCTGCAATGGCTAGTACAGGCTCTTCCTCATTGGGCAGCTGTAGGACACGACTTGTTTCCATGGAGACCCAGTCCCTCACCACCACCTGTCCAGATTGGGTACCTGTCACCAGATACTTGAACCTGCGGGAAAAcgaagtatacatgcatgagtaaAACTAAAACAAAGTTTGCAACATCAAGTGATACACTTTTACTTTTGTAGATCTATGATTAATATAATACCGTGTAGCGGGTAGGTTTtcactgattaagcatgtaccgtgaACATGAATTtagtatcacatgcatgcatgctgcaaaaaggctgctattccgcgaaactTTATACAtgaccctcgaaatatacctgatatacggtagtatgaAACATTCCCCTCTATACACCTCTATATTAGTAACTGCAGAGATATGCTCACAAGTACATGCAACACCTCCTAGGCCTAGTTTACCACATAAAAATGTGAGTGTTGAATATTGAGATTGAGGACTGAGAAAATAGCTACCTTATTCTGGGTACATCACTGATACTGTAATACAgagaatatacatgtaccattcaACTCTTGCCGTGGTGATAGCAGTGACTCTTTCCCCGCCCACCACACTCCTCCCCTCCCCGGAGATGATATCAGTGAGGCTAATACGTCCGTCCTCACACAGTGCGACCGCCCACACGTCCTCACACAGGGTGAGGGCCGTCAGAGGAGAACGTGTCTCAGAGGTGAGCGTGAAGATCACCTGACCATACGTGCTACAGTCCAACAATGAGAGTGATACGGAATGAGAAtcacataataaattatttataTGTACCCATGTAccgtaccgtattactagaatactTTGTGGGTGAAGAACCTTTGCGAttaatgagccaaatcagcagaaatgttgacCTATTGCTATTGCGTTCTgacaaggatcgtgtgtatttaccaaTAATTTAGaatttgcgattttattgttgcgaattgatcaaccctcgcgaagttcgcatatgttcgatgcttgcaaaacattctagtcatacggtatatatatcaGAGGAGGATAAAAAGTTTTCATTAAAATCTGCTTCCGAAGGAtcttaattgcattccaactGTCTACTCTTTCTTTGTTACCTCCAACCACAGTAAAGTTTAGAGGAAAATTAGATGATCAGAAGCAGATTTTGATTAAGAGCTTTTGACTCTGACTATCCTCctcatcagaggaggtctgacatgcctgcacaaatcactacaagttcagtgcattgatgtcattgcggtcacatgataacgtccaggccaatgcactagcacttgtacacacatgtcggacctcctgtatgtacacaaatttattgtattactagaatgtttttttgcaagcatcaaacatgtgcgaactttgcgagggttgatcacttcgcaaaaataattaattctcaaaaataaaatcgcaaaacttGGAACGTTAGTTTCAAAGATGATAAAAAAAGTTCTACCAATTAACATCTGAGATACAAATTGATGACACAGCAATAGTTtcatgtttgtttgtttgtatgtATATGGCAGAGTAGGACTACCAGTGTGGTTGTCCTTCCAAAAATTGTATTGCAGATCCACTCACTGCTGCACAGATCAGGACTTACTTTATAGTGTGTTACAGTCTGAACATATTGTGGTTTCCagttttaatgagattcatacaATAATTGGTATATTTCCTACATTCCTGTAGAAGCAAAATGCCATTGaaacactgttacagtaactGCTTTAACAAGTGGATGCAAGATTCACCACCACGCCCTTGTTGCTATGACACCATGCGATAGCTAACACAAACATGAAGAAACTTACTTGCTCTCGATATCAGTATTCCAGATTTTGATGGTTTTGTCTGAGGACCCGGAGATGATTTTCTGCCCATCACTGGTACGAACCACGGCACTCACAGCTCCCCTGTGACCCCTcaacacacacaggcactcaGCCGTAGCCACAAGCCAATGTCTGCAATAAGGAATAGATTCTATCTGCTACAAAGATAATTAGTGAAACCCCCAATCTTAAAGAATCGTAACTAAGCTCTTGCTATTGCTTCAAAAACGGTGGATTTTGACTAGAAAGCTAGtgatctaaacacatcattaaaaGTATCCATCTTTAGAATTTAGTGAACTCAAACTCAAGTTACAGGCACTCAAAGGCAGCTTAAGAACACTGACCTGACGGTGTTGTCAGCGGATCCAGATGCTGCATATCGGCCATTCAAGGTGAGCGCTACACTCAGCACTTTGTCTGTGTGACCATCAAACGTCTTTATCACTCCGGTGCTCTTTACATCCCAACTCTTCAGCGTCTTGTCCTCAGAGGAGCTGATTACAATCATTGACAGACTGTTGTCTGCCGAGCGACGTACAACAGTGGATGCTAGGCTAGTTATCAATCCTCTGTGTCCCTCCATGGTGACCAGTAGTGGCCCCCCAGGCAAGTGGTAGAGAGGGTGTAGGGGAGTGATGGCTGGACAGTAGTCATCAAAAGCTCTTAACAAAATCTCTTTTAGGTTGGGCCTGTACAaagagtacatgtaggtaggtaagtactagagttggctctgtactAGAGTTTTGATGTTCCAAATTCAGTGGTTTtatgattttccgaaagcttaaAAGGAGCTCGTTCatatggtatgctcaaatcacAAATTTGGAATGGGACATTATTCGGaaaagactataattatatgtatacatagcccatggtattttgccAAAATCAGGCCCAAAATAGATTTTTGATTTTAAAaaatcatctgaaaggcctctcagaaaattaacgttattggacaaACAGAACTGAAGTTATGGCGTTCCATTTAACGCTACATACATTACAACTACAATTTAATGTATAATTCATGGAGCCTCTCTCTATGGTGCACACAAATTCAATTCTAAGCGTACCATTGCCATGGTGATGAGCCTCTAACGTGTGGCAGTAGTCGTCCCAGTAGCTGTGAGGATAGACAGAGCTGGTCACGACACAGGGCCTCCACTGACTGACTCAAGGCATCCCTCAACAGTACTAGCTCATACTGGGAATCACCAGCACCAGCACTCCTGTAAGTATACCAAACGAAAAATAGTAATTCAAAACACAAAACACCTCTAGCTgttgatatacatgtaatagcaTTCTTATGTTGTTATCTTATTGTACTCCTGATAATAGCTATATCTTCAAAGCACGGTtttcatgtactgtatgtacagaAGAATttgattgtaataattattgtctgttTATAAAgcacactgcatgtacgttACCTCTACATTACAAAATGACATCACAACGCAGTTTTGTAACGTACTCCTCACCTGGCTAACGGCACTAGTGGCAACACAGCTGCAAACTCTGCCACCAGATCCAGGACAGAGATACTGACAATACTCGCCTTCAGCCACTCGTAGTCAACCAGCAGTCGCTGCAGCTCATAGTGTCTCCGGGCGAGCGTTAGGAGGTGTGGCAGTAGGTGGAGCTTACGAACATTGTATAGGCCCAGCTCATCACTCACAACCACCGGCTGTTCAAAATGAAGCTTCTCTCCATCTTCACAAATAACCAAAAAGCAGCATATTAATAATATTACACTATTTTCAACGGGAGCTTCGAGTTTACTAAAATGTGTAGGATCACATAATACACGTAGCTACTTGTACCTGTTTCGTCAGCAGTCCTCTGAAGTAGCCCACCTGCAAAGTAGTTGGCGAGTGTGTTGTAACGAGCCTGAGCAGTGGGTGGGTAGGAGAGGTAGGCGGAGACTGCAGCCTCGTGTAGGTGGTGATGGGACCAACGCAAGACTAGTGATCCCCCACACCCACTGTGGTAGTCGAGGAGTGGCCTGAGGGCACGATGGAACATGGCCG contains these protein-coding regions:
- the LOC135339636 gene encoding NACHT domain- and WD repeat-containing protein 1-like yields the protein MAFDPIATPLLDLISLVLSLFLSPSQAALAVIKSVYIYAAIKMDSVRAVSFPQDTSRAASVIRNRETDDIYNGDLSLKQEPLYKTVRIYISSELSDSIVEKRHLASHVYPQLRQFCHFLGLQCVVVDLFREVPSTMPLPTPEALSDSMAYELETRGLLEMARDEIKLCQEVSVGPTFVTLLAQRYGHKALHKHIPEKDFKLLLAAIDDHSMRQLVTQWYRQDTNALPPQYVLQSRSGMYHEEWKSIHQSLSRTTRKAAKVALGKDISKAQHYTMSVIEEEVCLGIFNMTKDPNQSCLWLKRTFTDLQEQRPSGDRVLAAYTDLVEGKRGAEFDQETLKILNHLKEARMPAKYVGLNSTNIFEFSLKWAKGKGVDTETHTDYLTQLSEQLLTALQSMVTSGFTGHLQNSDGVTHEILCHASYCNRKSLVFMDRPPITSRILDYLGGSSMTPLVLHGCVGSGKTSLMAGVACMLGTVSSLKRAAIVLRFIRATPNAQCVRHLLLDICKQLRVIYKQEIVELPNGYRSLCEALRRLLAFSSSDKPLILLLDSVDELSPEDGALGLSWLPLHLPEHVKIVLSTSSETKYSCFPVLQSLLSTHQENFIEVAELSSSDCKQLLNHSLKIRGRMLTGTQEKVVLDAFLKYRNPLYLQFLLREVTFWHSYQWNSSWTPIADLNGITKQFFSEVEDRLGRVFTRSALGYITASRDGLTEMELLDVLSCDDEVMQEVNQKWRPLHTPTSDIHTLTAIPPLLTAMFHRALRPLLDYHSGCGGSLVLRWSHHHLHEAAVSAYLSYPPTAQARYNTLANYFAGGLLQRTADETDGEKLHFEQPVVVSDELGLYNVRKLHLLPHLLTLARRHYELQRLLVDYEWLKASIVSISVLDLVAEFAAVLPLVPLARSAGAGDSQYELVLLRDALSQSVEALCRDQLCLSSQLLGRLLPHVRGSSPWQWPNLKEILLRAFDDYCPAITPLHPLYHLPGGPLLVTMEGHRGLITSLASTVVRRSADNSLSMIVISSSEDKTLKSWDVKSTGVIKTFDGHTDKVLSVALTLNGRYAASGSADNTVRHWLVATAECLCVLRGHRGAVSAVVRTSDGQKIISGSSDKTIKIWNTDIESNTYGQVIFTLTSETRSPLTALTLCEDVWAVALCEDGRISLTDIISGEGRSVVGGERVTAITTARVEWFKYLVTGTQSGQVVVRDWVSMETSRVLQLPNEEEPVLAIAAGHKVVAAYKHMGLVVWDILSGSYLYSLTGQEGVVHTYTLADQGNLLVTGGDDQRVRIWDLKRSGDNKTTTQHKGDVLSIALSPCCNYGLSAGLDSMVIIYELTTMRIMKKLRAEAVSKVYAMRDGKHFLTSSSDGCVQLWDGERGEVVREFSCYDDGVTCVDVTMDAELLVVGGESGKLTFWGVASGEKLKTLSSHSDSVVFVSFAKGTDFNYILSTCRSGEVCVRNFLTGKVVLQTHINSSEITCSAVSPNAALLAMGCEDTTCRIISIPSGQRLVTLTGHKLAVTSVSFLSNNTQCLTGSLDKTIRLFNTSTGECCTVFQTDLPITCISSDSRGEMIMYGTVGGWVSMAYHQFSASGVNPIVKELKGIASSSMSSASTESKTSVGSQGTENAASEILEAEEQYVYPMDEKAAVSTAESADYPIDVVIEVVNGNRNESLSSSENSGKIEWQKNNILQVTTTEDFSSAPSNDTDKLSASSKQAMEGMQEHKHSSRTDSVHVVKSSACLVL